A DNA window from Bombus vancouverensis nearcticus chromosome 6, iyBomVanc1_principal, whole genome shotgun sequence contains the following coding sequences:
- the Creld gene encoding cysteine rich with EGF like domains: MRRTNVILFLFLSLFILLSMSASVKCNKTPSSKEFEAQKFPPCAACKILINSFKKGIERTSREKFDGGDSAWEEDKLGSYSKSETRLIEIQEHLCEEVERGKIQCQTLAEELENKIEDWWFNYQQIHPDIYDYICIQQTESCCPKDHFGPQCKPCPGFPDKICNNNGKCKGAGTRKGNGKCSCDKGYEKDDCSECAIGFYESYKDENKLLCSQCHNACDGACKGPGPKNCEKCTEGWHILDGQGCFDIDECLKSDEYCSKNQFCINKEGGYTCLNCDVACDGCTGDGPDMCINCADGYREKNNLCINSDLLGRKQQENVARYATYLGLCTATCIIFQRNIYIASVIGLLVGIYISVSEYMIAHSNVQDTTANVDILGPA; encoded by the exons ATGCGACGAACCAATgtcattctttttcttttcttaagcttgtttattttactttctatgTCTGCTTCTGTAAAGTGCAACAAAACACCTTCAAGTAAAGAATTTGAAGCTCAAAAATTTCCTCCATGTGCGGCTTGCAAGATTTTAATAAATAGTTTTAAGAAG GGTATAGAAAGGACTAGTCGTGAAAAATTTGATGGTGGTGATAGCGCATGGGAGGAAGATAAGTTAGGCTCATATTCAAAAAGTGAAACTAGATTAATAGAAATACAAGAACATTTATGTGAAGAAGTAGAACGTGGTAAAATACAGTGTCAGACTTTAGCTgaagaattagaaaataaaatagaagatTGGTGGTTTAATTACCAACAAATACATCCAGATATTTATGATTATATCTGTATTCAACAAACAGAATCCTGTTGTCCAAAAGATCATTTTGGTCCACAATGCAAGCCATGTCCAGGTTTTCcagataaaatttgtaataataatgGTAAATGCAAAGGAGCAGGTACCAGAAAAGGAAATGGTAAATGCTCCTGTGATAAAGGCTATGAGAAAGATGATTGTTCTGAATGTGCAATTGGATTTTATGAATCCtataaagatgaaaataaattgCTTTGTTCACAATGCCACAATGCCTGTGATGGAGCTTGTAAAGGACCAGGACcaaaaaattgtgaaaaatgTACGGAAGGATGGCATATATTAGATGGACAAGGTTGCTTTGATATTGATGAATGCTTAAAAAGTGATGAATATTGTTCAAAAAATCAATTTTGTATTAATAAGGAAGGAGGATATACGTGTTTAA ATTGTGACGTGGCCTGTGATGGGTGCACAGGTGATGGACCAGATATGTGTATAAATTGTGCAGATGGATAccgtgaaaaaaataatttatgtataa attcTGACCTACTAGGTCGTAAGCAACAGGAGAATGTTGCAAGATATGCTACATATCTTGGTCTGTGCACAGCTACATGCATCATCTTCCaacgaaatatttatatagCAAGTGTAATTGGATTATTAGTTGGGATATACATATCGGTTTCAGAATACATGATAGCTCATAGTAACGTTCAAGATACAACAGCAAATGTTGACATTCTAGGACCAGCATAA
- the LOC117157643 gene encoding coatomer subunit alpha-like encodes MLTKFETKSARVKGISFHPKRPWVLASLHNGIIQLWDYRMCTLLDKFDEHDGPVRGICFHNQQPLFVSGGDDYKIKVWNYKQRKCLFTLLGHLDYIRTIVFHQEYPWILSASDDQTVRIWNWQSRACICVLTGHNHYVMCAQFHPTEDIIVSASLDQTVRIWDVSGLRKKNVAPGPGGLEDHLKNPGATDLFGQADAVVRHILDAHDRGVNWACFHPTLPLIVSGADDRQIKMWRMNDAKAWEVDTCRGHYNNVSCVLFHPRQDLILSNSEDKSIRVWDMSKRTCLHTFRREHERFWVITAHPTLNLFAAGHDSGMIIFKLERERPAYAVYGNVLYYVKERFLRKLDFTTSKDTSIMQIRGGGKTPPYSMSYNQAENAVLICTRSANNVENSTYDLYLIPREGDPNTDADAKRASGVTAIWVARNRFAVLDRAYSLVIKNLKNEITKKVQIPNCDEIFYAGTGMLLLRDADQVTLFDVQQKRTLAEVKISKCKYVVWSSDMSHVALLSKHNVNICNRRLESLCSVHENTRVKSGAWDDSGVFIYTTSNHIKYAINNGDHGIIRTLDLPIYVTRVKGNQVYCLDRECRPRILRIDPTEYKFKLALINRKYEDVLHMVRNANLVGQSIIAYLQQKGYPEVALHFVKDERTRFGLALECGNIEVALEAARSLDEKSNWESLAQAALLQGNHQVVEMCYQRTKNFEKLAFLYLITGNLEKLRKMIKIAEIRKDVSGQYQGSLLLGDVYERAKILRNSGQASLAYVTEKIHGISSPEDDVQYSSMSEELSALEQGAEYLRPPVPIQQAENNWPLLTVSKGFFEGAVMSRGKSQVAAALAPEDDNAVPAEGWGNDEELGIDEEEVIENENVPEGEESAGWDVEDVDLPPELETPVAATEDGYYSPPTKGISPTQHWINNSQFVVDHVLAGSLETAFRLLNDQVGVVEFEAYQSLFMNTFVRARTSFASLPNIPSLYGYPQRNLKDTNPKSSLPAIGLHLTDLVQRLQVCYHLTTGGKFPEAIEKLQAILLSVPLLVVDTRQDIIEAQELIQICREYVLGLKMETERKNLPKATLAEQKRICEMAAYFTHCNLQPVHQILTLRIAVNMFFKLKNYKTAASFARRLLELGPKPELAQQVRKILLACDKNPVDEHQLAYDEHNPFSLCASTFVPIYRGKPEIKCPLCGASYLPQFKDTVCKVCEVALIGKQCIGLRISPVQFR; translated from the exons ATGTTAACAAAATTTGAGACAAAATCTGCTCGTGTAAAAGGGATCTCTTTTCATCCAAAACGTCCATGGGTGCTTGCAag TTTACACAATGGTATTATTCAGTTATGGGATTATCGCATGTGCactttattagataaatttgatgaacacgATGGACCAGTTCGTGGAATATGTTTTCACAATCAACAACCATTATTTGTATCTGGTGGTGATGACTATAAGATCAAAGTATGGAATTATAAGCAAAGGAAGTGCCTCTTTACTTTATTGGGGCATTTAGATTATATTAGAACAATTGTATTTCATCAAGAATACCCATGGATTTTGAGTGCATCAGACGATCAAACTGTTCGTATCTGGAATTGGCAGAGCCGTGCTTGCATTTGTGTCTTGACTGGGCACAATCACTATGTCATGTGTGCACAGTTTCATCCTACAGAGGATATCATTGTATCGGCTTCCTTAGATCAAACGGTAAGAATATGGGATGTTTCTGgattaagaaagaaaaatgtagcTCCTGGTCCAGGAGGCTTGGAAGATCATTTAAAAAATCCTGGAGCCACAGATTTATTTGGTCAAGCAGATGCTGTTGTAAGACATATCCTGGACGCACATGATAGAGGTGTTAATTGGGCATGCTTCCATCCAACATTGCCTCTGATTGTTTCTGGAGCAGATGATCGTCAGATTAAAATGTGGAGAATGAATGATGCCAAAGCTTGGGAGGTTGATACTTGTCGGGGACATTATAATAATGTCTCTTGTGTTTTGTTCCATCCTAGACAGGACTTAATTCTCTCAAATTCTGAAGATAAAAGTATCCGCGTTTGGGATATGTCTAAACGTACTTGTTTGCACACATTTAGAAGAGAACACGAGAGATTTTGGGTCATCACAGCACATCCTACATTGAATCTGTTTGCTGCTGGTCATGATTCTGGAATGATTATTTTCAAATTAGAAAGAGAACGTCCCGCATATGCTGTATACGGAAACGTTCTTTATTACGTGAAAGAACGGTTTCTTAGAAAATTGGACTTCACTACTTCAAAAGATACATCTATTATGCAAATCCGAGGAGGTGGAAAGACACCTCCTTATAGCATGTCGTATAATCAAGCTGAGAACGCTGTTTTAATCTGTACTAGATCAGCTAATAATGTCGAAAATAGCACTTACGATCTATATTTGATACCGCGCGAAGGTGATCCAAACACTGATGCCGATGCGAAGCGGGCTTCGGGTGTCACTGCCATCTGGGTTGCCAGAAATCGTTTTGCGGTGTTAGATAGGGCGTATTCG TTGGTCATTAAAAATTTGAAGAACGAAATTACAAAAAAGGTGCAGATCCCAAACTGTGACGAAATATTTTACGCTGGTACTGGAATGCTCCTTTTACGTGATGCTGATCAAGTAACGCTCTTTGACGTTCAACAGAAAAGAACATTAGCCGAAGTAAAAATTTCGAAGTGTAAATATGTCGTGTGGTCTAGCGATATGTCTCACGTCGCTTTACTCTCGAAACATAATGTTAACATTTGTAATCGACGTCTGGAATCCTTGTGCTCTGTACACGAAAACACTAGGGTAAAGTCGGGAGCTTGGGACGACTCAGGAGTGTTCATTTACACCACTAGCAATCACATCAAATATGCAATCAACAATGGTGATCATGGTATTATACGCACATTAGACCTCCCGATATATGTAACGCGAGTTAAAGGCAATCAAGTTTATTGCTTGGACAGAGAATGCAGACCAAGGATTCTTCGAATAGATCCAActgaatataaatttaaattggcCTTGATCAATAGGAAATACGAAGATGTTTTGCACATGGTTCGTAACGCAAATCTCGTTGGTCAATCTATAATTGCATACTTGCAACAGAAGGGATATCCCGAGGTTGCTTTGCACTTTGTTAAAGATGAAAGAACAAGATTTGGCCTTGCCCTCGAATGCGGAAATATCGAAGTCGCTTTAGAAGCCGCGAGATCGCTTGATGAAAAATCCAATTGGGAAAGCTTGGCCCAGGCTGCCCTGTTACAAGGCAATCATCAAGTTGTCGAAATGTGCTATCAGAGAActaagaattttgaaaaattagcgTTCCTGTATCTTATAACTGGTAATTTAGAGAAATTACGTAAGATGATAAAAATTGCAGAAATTAGGAAAGACGTTTCTGGGCAATATCAGGGTAGCTTGTTACTTGGCGACGTTTATGAACGTGCAAAAATATTGCGT AATTCTGGTCAAGCTTCGTTAGCTTATGTAACTGAGAAAATTCATGGTATATCATCTCCAGAAGACGACGTTCAATATAGTTCTATGAGTGAAGAACTTTCTGCTCTTGAACAAGGAGCAGAATATCTTCGACCTCCGGTACCGATTCAACAGGCCGAAAACAACTGGCCACTATTAACAGTATCAAAAGGTTTCTTCGAGGGAGCGGTCATGTCGCGTGGAAAGAGTCAGGTAGCTGCTGCGTTGGCTCCGGAAGACGATAACGCTGTACCTGCTGAAGGGTGGGGCAATGACGAAGAGTTAGGAATAGACGAGGAGGAAGTTATCGAAAATGAAAACGTTCCTGAGGGCGAAGAAAGTGCAGGATGGGATGTGGAGGACGTAGATTTGCCGCCGGAACTCGAAACTCCAGTGGCTGCGACGGAAGACGGCTATTATTCACCGCCAACTAAGGGAATATCACCAACTCAACATTGGATAAACAATTCGCAATTCGTTGTAGATCATGTACTAGCTGGATCACTAGAAACAGCATTTAGATTGCTAAATGATCAAGTTGGTGTAGTTGAATTTGAAGCATATCAAAGTCTTTTCATGAATACATTCGTACGCGCTAGAACATCATTTGCGTCGTTACCCAATATACCCTCTTTATATGGATATCCTCAAAGAAATTTGAAAGATACAAATCCAAAAAGCAGTCTCCCTGCAATCGGATTGCATCTTACCGATTTAGTTCAACGACTTCAAGTATGTTATCATTTGACAACTGGCGGCAAGTTTCCAGAAGCGATAGAAAAATTGCAAGCGATTCTACTCAGTGTGCCATTATTGGTTGTTGACACGAGGCAAGATATTATAGAAGCACAGGAATTGATTCAAATTTGTAGAGAGTATGTTCTAGGTTTAAAAATGGAGACTGAAAGGAAAAATCTACCTAAAGCTACTTTAGCTGAACAAAAACGAATCTGTGAAATGGCAGCCTACTTTACACATTGCAATTTACAACCTGTTCACCAGATTCTCACTCTAAGGATAGCTGTAAATATGTtcttcaaattaaaaaattacaaaactgCGGCTTCGTTCGCAAGAAGATTACTTGAATTGGGACCTAAACCTGAATTAGCACAACAAGTTAGAAAGATTTTGCTG gcTTGCGATAAAAATCCGGTGGATGAACATCAATTAGCGTACGACGAACATAATCCTTTTTCATTATGTGCAAGCACGTTTGTTCCAATTTACAGAGGAAAACCAGAAATCAAATGTCCATTATGCGGTGCAAGTTATTTACCTCAATTTAAAGATACAGTATGCAAAGTTTGTGAAGTTGCACTAATCGGAAAACAATGTATCGGCTTAAGGATAAGTCCTGTTCAATTCCgataa
- the LOC117157730 gene encoding coatomer subunit alpha-like: MLTKFETKSARVKGISFHPKRPWVLVSLHNGIIQLWDYRMCTLLDKFDEHDGPVRGICFHNQQPLFVSGGDDYKIKVWNYKQRKCLFTLLGHLDYIRTIVFHQEYPWILSASDDQTVRIWNWQSRACICVLTGHNHYVMCAQFHPTEDIIVSASLDQTVRVWDVSGLRKKNVAPGPGGLEDHLKNPGATDLFGQADAVVKHVLDGHDRGVNWACFHPTLPLIVSGADDRQIKMWRMNDAKAWEVDTCRGHYNNVSCVLFHPRQDLILSNSEDKSIRVWDMSKRTCLHTFRREHERFWVITAHPTLNLFAAGHDSGMIIFKLERERPAYAVYGNVLYYVKERFLRKLDFTTSKDTSIMQIRGGGKTPPYSMSYNQAENAVLICTRSANNVENSTYDLYLIPREGDPNTDADAKRASGVTAIWVARNRFAVLDRAYSLVIKNLKNEITKKVQIPNCDEIFYAGTGMLLLRDADQVTLFDVQQKRTLAEVKISKCKYVVWSSDMSHVALLSKHNVNICNRRLESLCSVHENTRVKSGAWDDSGVFIYTTSNHIKYAINNGDHGIIRTLDLPIYVTRVKGNQVYCLDRECRPRILRIDPTEYKFKLALINRKYEDVLHMVRNANLVGQSIIAYLQQKGYPEVALHFVKDERTRFGLALECGNIEVALEAARSLDEKSNWESLAQAALLQGNHQVVEMCYQRTKNFEKLAFLYLITGNLEKLRKMIKIAEIRKDVSGQYQGSLLLGDVYERAKILRNSGQASLAYVTEKIHGISSPEDDVQYSSMSEELSALEQGAEYLRPPVPIQQAENNWPLLTVSKGFFEGAVMSRGKSQVAAALAPEDDNAVPAEGWGNDEELGIDEEEVIENENVPEGEESAGWDVEDVDLPPELETPVAATEDGYYSPPTKGISPTQHWINNSQFVVDHVLAGSLETAFRLLNDQVGVVEFEAYQSLFMNTFVRARTSFASLPNIPSLYGYPQRNLKDTNPKSSLPAIGLHLTDLVQRLQVCYHLTTGGKFPEAIEKLQAILLSVPLLVVDTRQDIIEAQELIQICREYVLGLKMETERKNLPKATLAEQKRICEMAAYFTHCNLQPVHQILTLRIAVNMFFKLKNYKTAASFARRLLELGPKPELAQQVRKILLACDKNPVDEHQLAYDEHNPFSLCASTFVPIYRGKPEVKCPLCGASYLPQFKDTVCKVCEVALIGKQCIGLRISPVQFR; encoded by the exons ATGTTAACAAAATTTGAGACAAAATCTGCTCGTGTAAAAGGGATCTCTTTTCATCCAAAACGTCCATGGGTGCTTGTAag TTTACACAATGGTATTATTCAGTTATGGGATTATCGCATGTGCactttattagataaatttgatgaacacgATGGACCAGTTCGTGGAATATGTTTTCACAATCAACAACCATTATTTGTATCTGGTGGTGATGACTATAAGATCAAAGTATGGAATTATAAGCAAAGGAAATGCCTCTTTACTTTATTGGGGCATTTAGATTATATTAGAACAATTGTATTTCATCAAGAATACCCATGGATTTTGAGTGCATCAGACGATCAAACTGTTCGTATCTGGAATTGGCAGAGCCGTGCTTGCATTTGTGTCTTGACTGGGCACAATCACTATGTCATGTGTGCACAGTTTCATCCTACAGAGGATATCATTGTTTCGGCTTCCTTAGATCAAACGGTCAGAGTATGGGATGTTTCTGgattaagaaagaaaaatgtagcTCCTGGTCCAGGAGGCTTGGAAGATCATTTAAAAAATCCTGGAGCCACAGATTTATTTGGTCAAGCAGATGCTGTTGTAAAACATGTCCTGGATGGACATGATAGAGGTGTTAATTGGGCATGCTTCCATCCAACATTGCCTCTGATTGTTTCTGGAGCAGATGATCGTCAGATTAAAATGTGGAGAATGAATGATGCCAAAGCTTGGGAGGTTGATACTTGTCGGGGACATTATAATAATGTCTCTTGTGTTTTGTTCCATCCTAGACAGGACTTAATTCTCTCAAATTCTGAAGATAAAAGTATCCGCGTTTGGGATATGTCTAAACGTACTTGTTTGCACACATTTAGAAGAGAACACGAGAGATTTTGGGTCATCACAGCACATCCTACATTGAATCTGTTTGCTGCTGGTCATGATTCTGGAATGATTATTTTCAAATTAGAAAGAGAACGTCCCGCATATGCTGTATACGGAAACGTTCTTTATTACGTGAAAGAACGGTTTCTTAGAAAATTGGACTTCACTACTTCAAAAGATACATCTATTATGCAAATCCGAGGAGGTGGAAAGACACCTCCTTATAGCATGTCGTATAATCAAGCTGAGAACGCTGTTTTAATCTGTACTAGATCAGCTAATAATGTCGAAAATAGCACTTACGATCTATATTTGATACCGCGCGAAGGTGATCCAAACACTGATGCCGATGCGAAGCGGGCTTCGGGTGTCACTGCCATCTGGGTTGCCAGAAATCGTTTTGCGGTGTTAGATAGGGCGTATTCG TTGGTCATTAAAAATTTGAAGAACGAAATTACAAAAAAGGTGCAGATCCCAAACTGTGACGAAATATTTTACGCTGGTACTGGAATGCTCCTTTTACGTGATGCTGATCAAGTAACGCTCTTTGACGTTCAACAGAAAAGAACATTAGCCGAAGTAAAAATTTCGAAGTGTAAATATGTCGTGTGGTCTAGCGATATGTCTCACGTCGCTTTACTCTCGAAACATAATGTTAACATTTGTAATCGACGTCTGGAATCCTTGTGCTCTGTACACGAAAACACTAGGGTAAAGTCGGGAGCTTGGGACGACTCAGGAGTGTTCATTTACACCACTAGCAATCACATCAAATATGCAATCAACAATGGTGATCATGGTATTATACGCACATTAGACCTCCCGATATATGTAACGCGAGTTAAAGGCAATCAAGTTTATTGCTTGGACAGAGAATGCAGACCAAGGATTCTTCGAATAGATCCAActgaatataaatttaaattggcCTTGATCAATAGGAAATACGAAGATGTTTTGCACATGGTTCGTAACGCAAATCTCGTTGGTCAATCTATAATTGCATACTTGCAACAGAAGGGATATCCCGAGGTTGCTTTGCACTTTGTTAAAGATGAAAGAACAAGATTTGGCCTTGCCCTCGAATGCGGAAATATCGAAGTCGCTTTAGAAGCCGCGAGATCGCTTGATGAAAAATCCAATTGGGAAAGCTTGGCCCAGGCTGCCCTGTTACAAGGCAATCATCAAGTTGTCGAAATGTGCTATCAGAGAActaagaattttgaaaaattagcgTTCCTGTATCTTATAACTGGTAATTTAGAGAAATTACGTAAGATGATAAAAATTGCAGAAATTAGGAAAGACGTTTCTGGGCAATATCAGGGTAGCTTGTTACTTGGCGACGTTTATGAACGTGCAAAAATATTGCGT AATTCTGGTCAAGCTTCGTTAGCTTATGTAACTGAGAAAATTCATGGTATATCATCTCCAGAAGACGACGTTCAATATAGTTCTATGAGTGAAGAACTTTCTGCTCTTGAACAAGGAGCAGAATATCTTCGACCTCCGGTACCGATTCAACAGGCCGAAAACAACTGGCCACTATTAACAGTATCAAAAGGTTTCTTCGAGGGAGCGGTCATGTCGCGTGGAAAGAGTCAGGTAGCTGCTGCGTTGGCTCCGGAAGACGATAACGCTGTACCTGCTGAAGGGTGGGGCAATGACGAAGAGTTAGGAATAGACGAGGAGGAAGTTATCGAAAATGAAAACGTTCCTGAGGGCGAAGAAAGTGCAGGATGGGATGTGGAGGACGTAGATTTGCCGCCGGAACTCGAAACTCCAGTGGCTGCGACGGAAGACGGCTATTATTCACCGCCAACTAAGGGAATATCACCAACTCAACATTGGATAAACAATTCGCAATTCGTTGTAGATCATGTACTAGCTGGATCACTAGAAACAGCATTTAGATTGCTAAATGATCAAGTTGGTGTAGTTGAATTTGAAGCATATCAAAGTCTTTTCATGAATACATTCGTACGCGCTAGAACATCATTTGCGTCGTTACCCAATATACCCTCTTTATATGGATATCCTCAAAGAAATTTGAAAGATACAAATCCAAAAAGCAGTCTCCCTGCAATCGGATTGCATCTTACCGATTTAGTTCAACGACTTCAAGTATGCTATCATTTGACAACTGGCGGCAAGTTTCCAGAAGCGATAGAAAAATTGCAAGCGATTCTACTCAGTGTGCCATTATTGGTTGTTGACACGAGGCAAGATATTATAGAAGCACAGGAATTGATTCAAATTTGTAGAGAGTATGTTCTAGGTTTAAAAATGGAGACTGAAAGGAAAAATCTACCTAAAGCTACTTTAGCTGAACAAAAACGAATCTGTGAAATGGCAGCCTACTTTACACATTGCAATTTACAACCTGTTCACCAGATTCTCACTCTAAGGATAGCTGTAAATATGTtcttcaaattaaaaaattacaaaactgCGGCTTCGTTCGCAAGAAGATTACTTGAATTGGGACCTAAACCTGAATTAGCACAACAAGTTAGAAAGATTTTGCTG